The following proteins are encoded in a genomic region of Sulfurovum indicum:
- a CDS encoding sensor histidine kinase produces the protein MLAEKESLRRFLIVYIFSTLFLLGAGGYFYYQLTYNNIINNNILKIKNNIYRFIELNHEKHFLKTGIAPEYNDIPVAIYINKVYVTGNFKPEHIYFSKEYWIEKDRLYYMHQTHKKWGNMNFVSYMDISSEIQNLKEKLFYFFLFAVFFVVLFSIVLGRIFLKPMKESILLLEDFITDATHEINTPISNIVINIEMLQALHPELKENEELKKIIASSFRVSKIFKDLSFIKLNHTSKKEKREISVDEVLKERISFFETNIHNKKLQIHTDLSPKKVFMDEEDLIRIIDNLLFNAIKYTPPQGTIEIKLSHSLEIINDGRIEKPEKMIQKFIRGEKDDGGFGLGLHIVKKITDLYGFEFSLQSSGQKVFSKISF, from the coding sequence ATGTTGGCTGAGAAGGAGTCTCTTAGAAGATTTTTGATTGTATACATCTTCTCTACACTTTTTTTACTGGGTGCAGGAGGCTATTTTTACTATCAGCTTACCTACAATAACATTATCAACAACAATATACTGAAAATAAAAAACAATATTTACCGTTTTATCGAACTAAATCACGAAAAACATTTTCTTAAAACAGGAATCGCTCCGGAATATAATGATATACCTGTGGCCATCTATATTAATAAAGTCTATGTGACAGGTAACTTCAAACCTGAGCATATCTATTTTTCCAAAGAGTACTGGATAGAGAAAGATCGGCTTTACTATATGCATCAAACACACAAAAAGTGGGGAAACATGAATTTCGTTTCCTATATGGATATCTCTTCTGAAATCCAAAACCTGAAAGAGAAACTCTTTTACTTCTTCCTCTTTGCCGTATTCTTTGTTGTTTTGTTCTCGATCGTTCTGGGTAGGATATTTTTAAAGCCTATGAAAGAAAGCATTCTCCTTCTGGAAGACTTTATTACAGATGCAACACATGAGATCAATACGCCTATCAGTAATATTGTTATCAATATTGAGATGCTGCAGGCGCTGCACCCGGAACTGAAAGAGAATGAAGAGTTAAAAAAAATCATAGCTTCCTCATTCCGGGTCTCAAAGATATTCAAAGATTTAAGTTTTATCAAACTTAACCATACCTCCAAAAAGGAAAAGAGAGAGATATCGGTCGATGAAGTACTGAAAGAGAGGATCAGCTTTTTTGAGACGAACATACACAATAAAAAACTGCAGATACATACTGACCTTTCACCCAAAAAGGTTTTTATGGATGAAGAGGATCTGATAAGGATCATAGACAACCTGCTCTTTAATGCGATCAAATATACACCCCCGCAAGGAACGATAGAGATAAAACTCTCTCACAGCCTGGAGATCATTAATGACGGAAGAATTGAGAAACCTGAAAAGATGATACAGAAATTCATCAGGGGTGAGAAGGATGATGGAGGA
- a CDS encoding response regulator transcription factor: MKKKILLVEDDIDLNQTIVKYLTMKGLEVKSLFDGKEAIDAVYEEPFELIILDVKLPSCNGFEVAKKIREFSNIPIIFLTSLDSEKDIEEGFLSGADDYMTKPFSLNELYLRIDAVYRRLYKNQTRISIDESLVFDVNNLTLYKNNKEIHLKNKEAKLLALFLQRNNEILTKNEIFDHLYTYNEVPNETSLRTFICRLRSILPKGKIETLKEIGYRYVG; the protein is encoded by the coding sequence ATGAAAAAAAAGATATTGCTTGTTGAAGATGACATAGACCTAAACCAAACAATTGTCAAGTACCTTACTATGAAAGGGTTGGAAGTAAAAAGTCTTTTTGACGGCAAAGAGGCGATAGATGCTGTTTACGAAGAGCCTTTCGAACTGATTATCCTGGATGTCAAGCTTCCATCGTGCAATGGTTTTGAAGTTGCCAAAAAAATTAGAGAGTTTAGTAATATACCGATCATATTTCTGACTTCTCTGGATAGCGAAAAAGATATAGAGGAGGGCTTTTTAAGCGGAGCTGACGACTATATGACAAAACCTTTTTCTCTCAATGAACTCTACCTGCGGATCGATGCTGTCTACAGACGTCTATATAAGAATCAGACACGTATTTCTATAGACGAGTCACTGGTTTTTGATGTAAACAACCTGACACTCTATAAAAACAATAAAGAGATACACTTGAAAAACAAGGAAGCCAAACTTTTGGCTCTCTTTTTGCAAAGAAACAATGAGATCCTGACGAAAAATGAGATCTTTGACCATCTTTATACATATAATGAAGTGCCAAATGAAACATCGCTCAGAACATTCATCTGCAGGCTGAGAAGTATTTTGCCAAAAGGGAAGATAGAGACACTCAAAGAGATAGGGTACCGATATGTTGGCTGA
- a CDS encoding REP-associated tyrosine transposase — protein MSYITHPRKNIRLPYYNYASEGIYFITICTRHREPFFGNITDQRLILNDAGKILKETWLDIPNRFPFVSIHDFIIMPNHFHAIIETDHTTSIRLGDIVGAFKSITTNQYINGIRHKNWKPFEKRLWQRNYYEHIIRSEKSYQTLSQYIQNNPLSWKEDIFYI, from the coding sequence ATGAGCTACATCACACACCCACGAAAAAATATTCGCCTGCCCTATTATAATTATGCTTCTGAAGGGATATATTTCATTACGATCTGCACACGACACAGAGAACCTTTCTTTGGCAATATCACAGATCAGCGACTCATTCTTAATGATGCTGGTAAAATACTAAAAGAAACATGGTTAGATATACCAAATAGATTTCCGTTTGTTTCCATACATGACTTCATCATCATGCCTAACCATTTTCATGCGATCATAGAAACAGACCATACTACATCCATAAGATTAGGTGACATTGTTGGTGCATTTAAATCTATCACAACCAACCAATATATAAACGGTATACGTCATAAAAACTGGAAACCCTTTGAAAAAAGGTTGTGGCAACGAAACTATTATGAACATATCATACGCAGTGAAAAATCCTACCAAACTCTATCACAATACATTCAAAATAATCCCCTATCATGGAAAGAAGATATATTTTACATATAA
- the arfB gene encoding alternative ribosome rescue aminoacyl-tRNA hydrolase ArfB, with protein sequence MPSLKISNTVTLDENEVEISAIRAQGSGGQKVNKVAAAVHLRFDIAASSLPEHYKTKLLARKDKRITKEGIVVIKSQHHRSQELNRAEALERLVELIKSVNVTHKKRIPTKPTKGAVKRRLASKKKHAGKKQLRRRVRSDDM encoded by the coding sequence ATGCCATCCCTGAAAATATCTAACACCGTCACCCTCGATGAAAACGAAGTGGAGATCTCTGCCATACGGGCGCAGGGGTCTGGCGGGCAGAAGGTCAACAAGGTGGCGGCGGCGGTGCATCTGCGCTTTGACATCGCGGCATCTTCTCTGCCTGAACACTATAAAACAAAACTCCTTGCACGCAAAGACAAGCGCATCACCAAGGAGGGCATTGTCGTCATCAAGTCGCAGCATCACCGAAGTCAGGAACTCAACAGAGCAGAGGCACTGGAGCGGCTGGTGGAGTTGATCAAGAGTGTCAATGTGACGCACAAAAAGCGCATCCCCACCAAACCGACCAAAGGTGCCGTCAAACGTCGCTTGGCATCGAAGAAGAAACATGCAGGCAAAAAGCAGCTGCGCAGGAGAGTGCGAAGTGATGACATGTAG
- a CDS encoding Fic family protein: MNNVGYKEKIEALLEYYKFSTKLAEALHVHRMSIPNWREGKVEISKENRLRIDVLYATHCVIPSLKKADVDAKVRELEREDHTAYLDNIDIVTEVSRKNAFGSLEVEVADVSESVFYKVVEGSYIEKDIDKRKFLEMNNLAFLTKQILVDTKEGRITSIESDLIKKWHFGLMAGIRDDAGRYSTKMRIIPDTKITLTRPEDIPEEVEYWVGKYAEVKSIYDIAHAHEHFELIHPFGDGNGRVGRLIMAHQFLKLGLLPPMIDGHNKALYYATLEKAQIDGNIIPLVYFLTEAVERMKAQLGIKRSL, encoded by the coding sequence ATGAACAATGTAGGCTACAAAGAGAAGATCGAAGCACTTCTTGAATACTACAAATTTTCAACCAAACTTGCAGAAGCTTTGCATGTGCACCGTATGTCTATACCAAACTGGCGTGAAGGCAAGGTTGAGATCAGCAAGGAGAACCGTTTGCGTATCGATGTACTCTATGCAACACACTGTGTCATCCCCTCTTTGAAAAAAGCGGATGTAGATGCGAAAGTACGCGAACTTGAAAGAGAAGACCACACTGCATATTTGGATAACATTGACATCGTTACCGAGGTAAGCAGAAAAAATGCCTTTGGTTCACTTGAAGTGGAAGTGGCTGATGTAAGCGAAAGCGTATTTTACAAAGTGGTGGAAGGCAGCTACATCGAGAAAGATATCGACAAGCGCAAATTTTTGGAGATGAACAATCTTGCCTTTTTGACCAAGCAAATACTTGTAGATACCAAAGAGGGAAGAATCACCTCCATAGAGAGTGATCTTATCAAAAAATGGCATTTTGGTTTAATGGCCGGCATCCGTGACGATGCGGGGAGGTACTCTACCAAAATGCGTATTATACCCGATACCAAAATCACTTTGACCCGACCTGAAGACATCCCTGAAGAGGTGGAGTACTGGGTAGGCAAATACGCTGAAGTCAAAAGCATTTACGACATTGCCCATGCCCATGAACATTTTGAGCTTATTCACCCTTTTGGTGATGGCAACGGCAGAGTAGGCAGACTGATCATGGCACATCAGTTTTTAAAGCTCGGTCTCTTGCCACCCATGATAGACGGACACAACAAAGCCCTCTACTACGCCACACTCGAAAAGGCTCAGATAGATGGCAATATCATTCCTTTGGTCTATTTTTTAACAGAGGCAGTGGAGAGGATGAAAGCGCAGTTGGGGATAAAGAGAAGTTTATAA
- a CDS encoding DUF2130 domain-containing protein: MPSANTIQCPNCGTQIDIDEIFYHQIEEKFKAQQLAEKKKLQAEIDEARKQYKSHLDALKAKEEALLEEKEKFDEELRKATREQLKVERAKLADELKRQIVEDQSEAMAMMQKELEEKSKEIQELSAAKVEIAQLKREKEELALKAKAEAEAELNRRLGDEKVKMQKMLDEMAVQKLKEVEEAQALKLKEKDEQLEQLKRSLEDAKRKAEQGSMQVQGEALELAIESWLASQFPFDTIEEVKKGAFGADCIQTVHTRDAQNCGIICYESKNTKAWSDNWIVKLKQDMLGASADIGVLVTSVYPNGMERMGWVDGIWVCSLEEFKGSVSLLRESLIRIHATVQKEENKSDKMTLLYNYLTGNEFQMQLKAIVDGFMQMQTELDKERRSLMAAWKRRQKLIDSVLANTTEMYGSLQGIAGGNALPKIDVLELPEELEDE, translated from the coding sequence ATGCCTTCTGCCAATACGATTCAGTGCCCAAACTGTGGTACACAAATAGACATTGATGAGATATTCTATCACCAAATTGAGGAGAAGTTCAAGGCACAGCAGTTAGCAGAGAAAAAGAAACTGCAAGCAGAGATCGACGAGGCACGCAAACAGTACAAGAGCCATCTGGATGCACTTAAAGCCAAAGAGGAAGCCCTTTTGGAAGAAAAAGAGAAGTTCGATGAAGAACTACGTAAAGCGACAAGAGAGCAGCTGAAGGTTGAGCGTGCCAAACTTGCCGATGAGCTCAAGCGGCAGATCGTCGAGGATCAGAGCGAGGCGATGGCGATGATGCAGAAGGAGCTTGAAGAGAAGTCCAAGGAGATCCAGGAGCTCAGTGCCGCCAAGGTTGAGATAGCACAGCTCAAACGTGAAAAGGAAGAGCTGGCACTCAAGGCAAAGGCGGAAGCCGAAGCGGAGCTCAACAGACGGCTGGGGGACGAAAAAGTCAAGATGCAGAAGATGCTCGATGAAATGGCGGTACAGAAGCTCAAGGAGGTTGAGGAGGCGCAGGCACTCAAACTCAAGGAGAAAGATGAACAGCTCGAGCAGCTTAAGCGCAGCCTTGAAGATGCCAAGCGCAAAGCAGAGCAGGGGAGCATGCAGGTACAGGGTGAGGCACTGGAGCTTGCCATCGAGAGTTGGTTGGCAAGCCAGTTTCCGTTTGATACCATCGAAGAGGTCAAAAAGGGGGCGTTTGGAGCCGACTGCATCCAGACAGTCCACACCCGCGATGCCCAAAACTGCGGCATTATCTGCTACGAGTCGAAGAATACCAAGGCGTGGAGTGACAACTGGATCGTTAAACTCAAGCAAGATATGTTGGGAGCTAGTGCAGACATCGGTGTGCTGGTAACATCGGTCTATCCTAACGGCATGGAGCGTATGGGCTGGGTGGATGGCATCTGGGTTTGTTCTCTTGAGGAGTTCAAAGGCTCGGTTTCTCTGCTGCGTGAAAGCCTCATCCGCATCCATGCGACGGTACAAAAGGAGGAGAACAAGTCTGACAAGATGACACTGCTCTACAACTACCTTACAGGCAACGAGTTTCAGATGCAGCTCAAAGCCATTGTCGACGGCTTCATGCAGATGCAGACCGAGCTCGACAAAGAGAGACGCTCCCTCATGGCAGCCTGGAAACGCCGCCAAAAGCTCATAGACTCTGTACTGGCCAATACTACCGAGATGTACGGTTCACTTCAGGGGATTGCCGGAGGGAATGCATTACCGAAGATCGATGTTCTGGAGCTTCCTGAGGAATTGGAGGATGAGTGA
- the thpR gene encoding RNA 2',3'-cyclic phosphodiesterase yields MRLFIASPVALDDYETVKKDFEGIFEGKWTEEENLHLTWVFLGETEDATPVLNKLKTLTPLESEVQISELGYFGRPPRVFYAKAESQVLNSKAREFKEADFKLYRFKPHITLCRIKVIHDYKAYKEMMKSYREKMLGKVLPQIHLYKSTLTQKGAHYEKLV; encoded by the coding sequence ATGCGCCTCTTCATCGCCTCACCTGTTGCTCTGGATGACTATGAAACCGTTAAAAAAGATTTTGAAGGCATCTTTGAGGGCAAGTGGACCGAAGAGGAGAACCTGCATCTGACATGGGTATTTCTGGGAGAGACAGAAGACGCAACCCCTGTTCTTAACAAACTAAAAACGCTCACACCGCTTGAAAGTGAAGTACAGATATCCGAACTCGGGTACTTTGGCAGGCCGCCAAGGGTCTTTTATGCAAAAGCGGAGTCTCAGGTACTCAACAGCAAAGCACGGGAGTTTAAAGAGGCCGACTTCAAGCTTTACCGCTTTAAACCGCACATTACACTTTGCCGCATCAAAGTCATCCATGACTACAAAGCCTATAAAGAGATGATGAAAAGCTACAGAGAAAAAATGTTGGGAAAAGTGCTGCCGCAGATACACCTTTACAAAAGCACCCTTACACAAAAGGGTGCCCATTATGAAAAGTTAGTCTAA
- the rlmB gene encoding 23S rRNA (guanosine(2251)-2'-O)-methyltransferase RlmB has product MSNSSTLNAQRSKQDSAEYLAKKAFFEKVLTIYGRNAVLEALEDPAVTIYKLHFSKSNKPAPALDKMAAIAKERGIEVAYHDKQALSRISKNAKQDQGVALDIVLEQFGSADDFISKNIKYRMIALDGVTNPQNLGMIIRSCAAGNIDAVLLPAKGAAQISPLVIKASVGTLFKMPIIKTSNLKETLSVLKREGAELYTLSSHAEKSYKEQNYGEKCIFILGNESEGVSPQIERLCDERISIPMNRGVESLNVAVTASLLAFLD; this is encoded by the coding sequence ATGTCTAATTCCTCAACGCTCAACGCTCAGCGCTCGAAGCAGGACTCTGCTGAGTACCTTGCAAAGAAAGCTTTTTTCGAAAAGGTTTTGACTATTTATGGGCGCAATGCGGTGCTTGAAGCATTGGAAGACCCTGCGGTAACCATCTATAAACTTCACTTCTCAAAGTCTAACAAGCCGGCTCCTGCACTGGATAAAATGGCAGCCATTGCAAAGGAACGCGGCATTGAGGTTGCCTATCATGACAAACAGGCACTCTCTCGTATCTCCAAGAATGCAAAGCAGGATCAGGGGGTGGCACTGGATATTGTGCTGGAGCAGTTTGGTTCCGCCGATGATTTTATATCAAAAAATATTAAATATCGCATGATCGCACTTGACGGAGTGACGAACCCACAGAACCTCGGTATGATCATCCGCTCCTGTGCGGCAGGGAACATCGATGCCGTTCTGCTTCCTGCCAAAGGTGCCGCACAGATCAGCCCGCTGGTCATCAAAGCCAGTGTAGGTACGCTTTTTAAAATGCCCATTATCAAAACCTCAAATCTTAAAGAGACGCTTTCTGTACTGAAGAGAGAGGGTGCTGAACTCTATACACTCTCTTCCCATGCAGAGAAGAGCTACAAAGAACAAAACTACGGTGAGAAGTGCATTTTTATTTTGGGTAATGAGAGTGAGGGTGTCTCTCCCCAGATAGAGAGACTTTGTGATGAGCGTATATCCATCCCTATGAACAGAGGGGTTGAGTCGCTCAATGTGGCGGTGACAGCCTCTTTGCTGGCATTTTTAGACTAA